The nucleotide window aagaagccgaacaagccgaatatggggtaagccgaacagggcctaaatctcactctctaaattatcatttgaagagtcatttgcataaaaatcgctttctatatctttCCATTCTCCAACAATTCTTCTATATCTTGTGTGCACTATAGAGAGTCATTCTCATTTTCTATCTTTAGGTAGCGAGGAATCTAGAATAtaagatggctatatttggataacTAAATAAAGAAGCTGTTGGATGGTATTTTTTCATAAAAATCTCTATTTATCTAATAATAAGGAAGGATCTAGACGAGAGACTCTTGGAGTTACTCTTAAACATTAAAAATTAGTTAACTAGTTGTTGGTCCTATGTATCCAAGTAGGGTCTAAGATATATCTCAAAAATCAAAGATTAGTTTCCCTTTTCTTTTTGGCTTGTTTCGGAACACTTCCTTTTACAAACTTTTTGCTTTGAAGATTCTTTTATCAAATGTCAATGGTGGTTATTATTGGGTAAAGCTAAATGAATACGTCTGCAAAACCATTAATTGGATGCCTTTTTGCTTTACACGGCAATAGCTCTTATTTTGCACTGCACGACACAACAATCCAAGACGGAAACTATCAACTAAGAACACTTTGACTAATTCATCCTCCCTGTCCTGCGTTTGTTCTTTATGGTACACATGCCAGCTAATTGCTACTGTAAACAAAGGTACGGATTCATCAAATAATGCCAGTGTTTGCTCGTCTCATCCTCTCTCTCCTTTGCTGATTCTGTTCTCCGATCTCCGGTCGGCCAGCTAAGCGTGGTCCATCAAATTGTTTCATCGCTTTATGCCATTTCAACTGCAAATCGCTCATGCCCATCTTAATCAGACATTAGGAGGATATCTTCAGCAAGCACAATGGTGGATAGAAAAGGAATAGTAAATACAGATTTACCCTCAAGGCCATTACAAGTTTGCCTAAAGATTGGTAACTTCTTTTTTAACATGGTGCATTGAAACAAATTTTCTTAACAAAATATACTTCACATGACTGCAGCTTTCTGCGATAAAGGTTCCAAAACAAGTAAGATTCATTCAACTGAAAAAAGGAAGTGCACCATTTCCTCGGATTACTGATAAAAAATTATTAACTAAAAATGTGAGCCTAACCTAGGCAGGCAGGTTCCACCGCATGGAAACTCGTGATTTTTTTTCTAATCGTACAAAGAGTGATTTATTCTCTATATAATTTCTATCTTTTTTTGTGAAATTTATATGATTTAAGTCTTGGGCGGGGTCAGAACAAGTAATGGGGAAACTAGAAAAGAATGTTTGATGACATCCCTCCACAAACTTGGAGGAAACAACCTTCGAGATGTCAAAATTGATGAGTATGATGGTCGTGCAGATTGTTTTGTGGATTCTTGGTGCCCTCCTCCGCTCCTCCTCCAAAAGTTTATTCATGATGGTCAACACTGCAGGTTTCCAAAGTGGATCAGTTCCTGTCTATGTGATCTCACCTACTTGGATATACGTGTTCAAAAGATGGAGAGGGAACATCTACGTATTCTTGAAGATTTGCCGGCCATTCGTTTCCTATACCTTGATGTGAAGCAAGTTACAGAAGATGGACTCATCGTCAGTTACGGTGCATTTCGAAGTCTAACATGTTTCCAATTCTATAATATAGATGGACCTGGTTTGGTATTTGAAGGAGGCATGCGAATGCTGGAATGGCTTAGGCTCGAATTCGACACAGATAAAGCACTTTCAGCATATGGCAGTTTGGAGGTTGGCATTGGGCACCTCTCAAATGTCAAACGTATCGATCTTACTATCCGGATTACTTCTGAAGGTGAAAATGATCCCGCGGAGAAGGCCGTCAAATCTGTCATCAATGGCCAAGTAAATATGCTTCCCAACTGTGCCACAGTTCACATCGGATTTAGTAGACGGCCAGCTTGtttgcttgctcgtatacgatcgtaaattataagctagaatagtatttttctctcataccaaaccagccagcagtaaataatccacgatcgtttacgacgaaacgaacaggctgggaGTCGGTTTTCACCTGGCAGGCACAACAGGGCCACATAGAAGAACCCATAGGATGTATGTAACGGCCTGTGGTTGGTTTACTGTACTGTTGTACTGTATGTTCGCTTCTGCAGTTTGTGCTTGTTTCCAAACTGGAAAGCTCGGACACTTGCACTATACATGCTGTATTTAGGTTATTAGTAGGTATAGAAAATAGAATGTCGTCCCAAAAGGAACGACATGCAACCACAAGTTGTACATGGATGTGTTCTATAATAATCATTCGATTTTCTTCTTAATAATGTAGTGACACGGAAATCTTCTGAGAAGAGAATTTGCCAAATTTTCTCTTCAAGACtgcttcttgattggttgatttgTCACAGTTCGATAATCTTCATCAGGCAAATGATAATCTTACAGCTTCGTACTGTATGCTTTTTTTTTGTTACTTAGGCTTACGGATCTAGAAACATACTCTATGAGGGGCTTCTCTCACTTGTTTTCTACATTTAGCCTCAACTTCTAAATTTTAGTGACTATAAACTTGTAGAGGGATCTTAGGAGGAGCTCCATACATCCAGCAGTGGGGGGCCCGGCCGACCGGTGCTAGACCCGCCCCTTAGGCTCCATTAGACTACCCACAGTGTGGTGAAATACCGATGCCTGAAACCTATTTTTCATCCAAGCATCGGTGCTTACACACTGCATGAGTAAATTCAAGCAGCGAAAACTTTGGCACCGAGGAAAGTAGGTTCACCGGTGCTTGCTTTGAAAAGGAATATATAGTCCCACATGTAAGTGATATAAAGATCTGACAAGAGTTATGAGGGGAGAGAATAAACTATTGTTTGTTTAGTTATTTGAGGCACCGGTACACTgtccccgttcgctggtctgaaacttggctgaaactggctgaaaacactgtttcgactgaattgttgtgagagaaaaacactgttccggctgaaaaaagaagccgaacaagccgaatatggggtaagccgaacatggccacTGTGGCATAAATGAAAGTTGAAGCATCGGCTATGATTTGACATTTGAAGCCTTAGTACATTGTGGCTAGTCTTATAGTGTATAGCTTTGGTACCCGGGGCTAGATCTACCTCTGCTTAGGCTCCATtatactccctccggttctctaaagcAAGTCATTTTGAAGTTGTTTTAAGTCAgatattttaaactttgactacaaataacttcttttgggttgagtttgaaaatataaaagtgatgtaagtagattcatcttgaaatgtagtttcataaaaaatatatattgactatattttataaatattttatagcaaaaagttacagtcaaagttgtttcttaaAGACCGTGTCGATGTTCAAAACGACTTGTTTTATAGAACCGGAGGGAGTAGTATATATGACGCTTTGGTAAATTATGTAGACATGCAGGATACAGAGGTTGCACCGTAAAGATTTTGAGTTCTtctctgtattttttttaattctcagTGTGCATACAACCCTTTGTCTCATGTCATCCTGTGCTTTTCATCATTGTGTGAGATGTATATTCTTTCTGTCCTATAATAAATAAGTTTCTATAATTTTTTAGACAGATTAAGGACGTTGGGAAAAGAAACATGTATCCTTTTTATTTGGTAGTTATCGTTTGCATACACCCATGATTAgcttcaaatgaaaaaagttcAAATTGCTACTTCAAGTATCACTTATGTCCACGTAACCCCCTACACTAACATTTAGTTTGATTTACTCCTCTTAACTATTTCAGTTGATCCAATTTACCCTTTAAtaagatttgtttttttatttctctATGCAGAAGTTTAATTTTTATTTTGAAATTTGTAAAGGTGATAGTGGACACCAtaaattatttttaaaaataCGTATGATTTTATATCATTATGTTTAATACAAATTTATATTTCTAGTATTAATTTATTATTATATGTCCTAACCTACCAAAATTATGATTAAATTTTGTGACATATTTCTTGAAACAtaggtcccgttcggcttaccccatattcgacttattcggcttcttttttttcagccggaacggtgtttttcttttacaacaattcaaccagaacagtgtttttcagtcagtttcagccaaaattatgccagccgaacagggccataaaCTATGGTGCTAGCTACCCCCTCACAGAATTTGAAATGAAAAATCAATTTGAATGTAGAGAAACAAAAGAGATATTTTTTTGTTGAAGGATAAATTAGAGGAACTGAAATAATTGAGAGAAGTACAGCAGACTAaatgatagtttaggagttatctaaACATAGACCATGTTTGAGGGTAGTGTTTTAGACTTTTTTCAAATCAAAATTGATATCGTCATAGCTATTGTAGGGATAGCAACGAGTTTGCCCACGAATTGTAGTGCCTGCGTGAAGTGTATTGAGGACAAGATACAATTGCTCACGTCTTCGGCCAGTGCCAGTTTGTGTGGGGCCGTGAGTAATCCATCTGTCCATCTGAACAAAGCAGCCTACTGTAATTGTCAAAGAGATAATAGTATCCATCCAAACAACCTTAGATTTCATAGCCTACTAATTACAAACTCATTTCAGCCAGCCAAAACAATTTATTTTCCAAAATACGGATTCCTACACTCATCTCATCAGTAAGTGAGAGCAGCTCATCTCCTCGAACAATTTATTTCAGCAAGTGCTTTGTTTCAAAGCAAGATTTCTACTACCACTAACAGGAATTTTTTTTCTTGGATCCACTATAGTTCCCTAACTCCAAGATCCGATGATTATGTGAGTCGGAGGAGAGGGGAGGAGGAATCGAAGATGGGGGAGCTGGGGAGGAGAGCGCCTTGGCGGGGATGATGGGCCCGGCGCTCGACAAGCTCGCTAGCCACCGAGCTCAGAAACGTGAGGAAgaagatggagcagctgaggaagGAGCTGATCGCCATCAACCTCGCGCTGGAGAAGCACGCGGCCATGGAGAGCTCAGACGCCCAGGCGAAGGCGTGGGCGGCGGAGATGCGCGAACTGGCCTACGACTTGGAAGACAGCATCGACCTCTTCACCCACCACGTCGACCACGAACCGCCGGACACCACCACCGGCGTCAAGAGGTTCTTCCTCCGGATGATCCGGAAGCTCAAGAAACTCCACTACCGCCACAGGTTTGCTCAGGAGATCAAAGAACTTCACGATCTTGCCAACGAATCGTACCAGCGTAGAAAGAGATACAGGATTGAGGAGGGCGGTTCTAGCATCTCGCACGCGGAGATCGATCCTCGATTACAGGCACTCTACGTGGAGGTGGAGAAGCTCGTGGGCCTCCAGGGCCCAAGCCAGGAGATCATTGGCCGGCTCGTCGGCGAGAACCTGCCAACGGAGCGACGGAGGGTTGTCGCCATTGTTGGATCTGGAGGTTCAGGCAAGACTACACTTGCTAAACAGGTGTACGAGAAAATCAGGGGCCAATTCTCTTGCGTGGCTTTTGTGTCTGTGTCGCAAAAGCCCAATATGAATAGCCTTCTGTGGGAGTTGCTATCTCAAATTGGGAGCCACGGTGGAGATTTGGGATTGATGGCAATAGGATCTTGCAGTGACAAACAACTAATCGACAGACTACGATCACATCTTGAAAATCAGAGGTTAGTTTAACTTTTCTTTTTAGTTAGCTTAATTCAGAACACGTACTAGAAATTTGTGAATCTCAGTGGTTATTTGCTTGTACAGCCATTAATTACACCAAATTTCTCTTACACAACAATAAGTAGTTTTGCATGATGACAATCCAAAGTTAAAACTAACGTCTAGTGTATGTCGTATTTGTATTTTTCATAAACTTTTGTAGCATTTTTACATGTATGCGCAACCGTTTCTATTGCCTTTATACAGAAATGATTTTCACTGCTTCACAAACTTGCTTATAGGTATCTCGTTGTGATAGATGATGTTTGGACAAAGTCAGCATGGGAAACCATACAATGTGCTCTTCCTAATAATGGCCATACAAGTAAAGTAATTATGACAACACGTATCAACAGTGTAGGTCAGTTCTCCTGCACTTCAGATGAGGGTTTTATCTATCAAATGAAACCTCTTAGCAGAAACGATTCTGAAAAATTATTTCTGAAAAGGACATTATGTGATGAAGACAACTTTCCTGTTCAGCTGGAGGGGATTAAAAATGAGGTAATTGAAAAATGCGATGGTTTGCCACTGGCCATTGTTACTCTAGCTAGCATGTTAGCTACTAAACCAAGAACAGAGGAAGAATGGGAGAGGGCACTGAATTCTATCCATTCTATGCACGAAAAAGATAGTGGCCTGGAAGTGATAGATAAGATATTGTCTCTGAGTTACAGCGATCTACCTCACAATATGAGAAATTGCTTACTGTATCTGAGTACATTTCCAGAGGATCACATGATTTACAAAGATACCTTAGTATGGAGATGGATAGCTGAAGGATTTATCACTGAAAAACAAGGCTTTACTTTGGAGCAAGTTGCCGAGAGTTACTTTTATGAGTTCGTAAACAGAAGTTTGGTCCAGCCCATTAGCTTGCGTTCAAGATATGAAACACGTAGCGAAGGAGGTTGTCGAGTCCATGATATTGTATTGAACTTCCTCATCTCTCGTTCAGCTGAAGAAAATTTTTTAACTATGTTGTATGGCCAGGGGGTTCCATCTTCAGATCAAAGGATTCGTCGGCTCTCTGTCTCGGACAATCCAGAACATGCACTGGCAGTCTCTCGAGCAACCATGAATCTCTCCCATCTCCGGTCAGTTAGTATATACAATGTTGGAGATTGGACTATGCCTCCTGTTTTAGACCTACCTGTCCTTCGAGTGTTAGATCTAGAGGGATGCCGTGATTTGAGGATTGTTGACCCTGATTGCATTTTAAGTTTATTTCATCTCAGATACCTGGGGTTCCGTAGTGCAAGCGGTGTCGTGCTACCGGATCAAATTGGAAACCTACACTATCTGCAGACCATCGATTTAAGCGGGACTGGAGTAACACAGCTGCCAGAAAGTATTGTTCGGCTCAAGCGACTGATGCATCTTGTTGGTCAACGTCTCATCATGCCAGATGGGTTTGGTAACATGGAATCCCTTCAGGAGTTAGGGACTATTGATTGCTGGAAGTGCTCCATCAATTTTGGGGAAGATCTAGCACTTTTGAGCAGGTTGAGGGTGCTCCGAGTGACTTTCATCGGGGTTGAAACAAGTGATATGGAAACTAGAAAGAAATCTTTGATGTCATCCCTCTGCAAACTTGGAGGAAACAACCTTCGGCGTGTCACTATTAATGACCATGTTGGTGGTGGAGAGTGTTTTGTTGATTCGTGGAACCCTCCTCCATGTCTCCTCCAAAAGTTCATTCATATCAGTCAATACTTCTCCAGGTTTCCAAAGTGGATTAGTTCCTGTCTATGTGATCTCACCCACTTGGATATAAAAGTTGAAAAGATGGAGCGAGAGTATCTACGTATTCTTGAAGATCTGCCCGCCATCCGTTTGCTATACCTTTTCGTAAAGCAAGTTTCTGAAGATGGGCTCATCATCAGTCGTGGTGCATTCCGATGCCTAAGGCGTTTCGAATTCTGTAATATAGATGGACCTGGTTTGATATTTGAAGGAGGCATGCGAATGCTAGAATGGCTTAGGCTCGGATTCGATGCAGATAAAGCACAATCAACATATGGCAGTTTGGAGGTTGGCATCCAGCACCTCTCATCTCTCAAACATATCGTGCTCATTGTCTGGATGATTTCTGAAGGTAGTAATGATCCAGCAGAGGAAGCCGTCAAGTCTGTCATCAGTGGCCAAGTAAAGATGCTTCCCAACTGTCCCACGGTTGACATCCGATTTCGTAGACGGAGTCGGCTGGCAGGCACAGAATAAGGACCACTCAAAAGATGACGTTGGATGTGGCATGTAGCGGCTTAATATACGTGTACTTGCTTCTGCAGTTCATGCTTGTTGCCAAAATGGAAAGGTCGACACTTCGCACCACATGCTCCATTCAGGTTAGCTTGTAGAACGTCATCCCAGAAGGGAAGACATACAATACAACCACAAATTGTGTTTGGATGTGTTGTAACCATTAATTTTTCCTCTTAATGCAGTGACATGTAACTCTTCTGCGAAAGAAATTGCCAAATTTTCTCTTCATGACTGCTTCCTGAATGGGAAGATCTGGCATAACTGGATAATCTGCATCAGTCAAATGATAATCTCACAGATTTGAAGAGACATCTGTATGTTTCTTGGGTTACTTACGCTTCCTCAATTGCACAGAGCAAGCAATCGTGAAGGAGCAACCTGATGTCTGCATTATACATGACTGCAAAAGGGAGTTGCAGGATGCTATGGAGGGACTCTAAGAATAGCTGTAACCGTCTGGAGTCACTCCCATGGAAAGATGTGCAGGCACATCTAACATCTTGGGGATAAGAGAGCTGTTTAAGTGTCATTGCCAACAGAACCGACAAAGTAAGTTTGTAAAGATCAATATGAAAGGAGCTAGATGAGTTGTCATTAAAATATATGGCCAAGAAAGAAAGTGGTGCTAATGTCGATATGCCTCAGGAGTCAACTGAACATAAAGAGACAGAGCCTAAAGAAATTATGCTGGTGACAGCAACGGCAAAATAACAAGGTCGTTTTTGGAATGGACCCGTGTGAAATCAAAGGAGAATTGGTCACTGCTGCACGACAGAAAGGGAACTAGGTATGGAATCATGGGCACAAAAATTGCAGATCTAAATAATAGCCATGTATTGAACGGAATAAGTTGCCTTGCACTCACTGGCATGGTAGAGGTGACGACATTCCAGCCGGTGCTACACAATACAAGTGTTGCAACAAAGAAAGCAATAGGCTTCCAATCAATGAACTTCCCTGAGCTTGTCAGCTTGCCCAGGATCAATGTCAAAATGCAAAAAGTCCAGGTGCACCAAGTGATCCCTGCCCCTATGTACAGAGTCTTTTTATGGGGGAAGAAGATAAAATGTTGAAGGTTGAGTTGAAGCAACGGCATGTGAGTGTTCACCTGAAAGACAGGATTGAAGAGACGGCTTAAACTCTGCTTAATTTCCTCCCGTCTCCACCTATATTTTTTCCACAATTCCACACCTAGATTCCACATACAAATTGTCCCATTACTTGTATGTCTTTTTTAGTACTTTTTCTAAAACAAAATATAGATGCATATATGTATGCCTACATTTATGCAAAGCTATGAATATCGACACTCACACTTCTATATTAGAAAAAAAATACACGGTCTCCTAAGCCAAGTCTAAATTCGAATCCAGAtggatattgagaaatatatGGCCGGCAACTGACCGCCGTTACATTGGTGAATTATGCGCGTCTCGACAGAGCATACTACGATCAGATATTCAGGTCAGACATCTGGAACTTGGACAGATAAATATAACTGATGCTGCAGTCAAAACTCAAAAGCTACATGGATGGCACTGGCTCAGCCCTCAGCGCAGGAAGCAACGCAGGTCCATGACACGCAGCACCTTGAATCCGTCCAGGCTACACCCCAGCACGAGCCTCGGCTTCTTCGGCGCCGGCGGGCAGTGCAGGTGGCGTTCAGTTCCAGCGCCGTTCGCCAATGGCGGCGGTGAAAGCTGTCGTGCACCTCCTtcgtcctcgtcgtcgccgtGGAAGTGAGACCGCTTCAGCTTCAGCGACCGCAGCTCCACCAGCTGCGGAATACTAACAGCTTCCACTTCTTCAGGCACCTGCTGGATGGTTCTCTTTCCCAAAATCTTCCTTTGGAGACCCATGGCGAACTCGGTTTAACCTGCAATAGCGGAGTAGAAAGGGAGATTGTTAGCTCAGGTGAACAAAGATGAACCGGAGGTTGAAGAAGAGCAAGCTAGGAGAGTTGTTCATGCAAGCTACCAGTACCAGCTAGCTAGTTTGAGCTCTCGCTTTGGAGTTCGGACACCAAGCAGCAACGGATATGATATGACAGATTGACAGCAGAATGTGCCTGCTTATAAGCAAGCAGCCCAGCAAAGGGCCGACGATCTTTGCCGTTGCAAAGAAGGGAAAAGGTGGAATGGAAAAGGATTGCCATTGAACTGGCAGTGAGTGAGTGCACGAGTGAGCATCATGTCAAGGAACCAGAGGAAATTGCACAGCAGATGAAAAGTGCAGAGCTCTTTCCGTTGGTTAGAATAAAAACTAATCTTCTTTCCGTAACAGCATATGATGAAAATTAGCAAGAATGCAACGGAAAGATAAAAAGTGTCATTCATTTgagaggggaggagagggagggaaaTTGTCATGGCTGATGAGTAGGCACGTGAGCAGGAGCCAAAGTGAAGGTGAAAGAGGAATAAAGGAAAAGAGGACGACGAGAAAAGCACGGCTTTGTCTTTgtttgaaaaagaataaaaatatGGAGGAAAAAAACATGCGTGGGGAATATGCAAAAGTCAGCCTTGCTTTGGCTGGATACGTTTTGAGTGCGTCATTAAGCTGCATGCTTTAATGAAAGTCGTTGCTTAAACTATTGCTTTGAACCGTTTGTGCAGTTCATCTTATCTTTATTTAGCCTAAAGAGGATGAAAACTTCGTTCTGTAAGTTCAGAACAACTGCTGTAACTAAGTAGATGACAAACTATCAGCCCTTGAATACCCCATTATATATACATAATAAAGACGTATTGTGCGAGCCATCACAGTCTATAAAGCAGGTAGGCAGGCCATTCAGTTACTGAAAATGGGAGGTTTTTGTAACAAATTAAAACAAAGTAGTGAACAAATTTACAAAAAAGTGAAATGCATCATGGGTGTATAAACTTTTTCAATATTCTTCTCTGGATCCATTATTGGATCTAAAGTAAACTTAGAATGGGCCACTTGAAAATTTTAAGAATCTAAAGGGGTGTAATCTGAAGAAAAAAAACTTCCTAGTCTCTAGGGAACTGCTGGCGCCCGGACGTCGGGACGGATGCCCACGGTTGCTGTCCTATTGCGCTACTCGCCTGCCGACTCGCCCACGCCACTCTGTGGGGACCACCCTCGCCGGCCTCGCTTCCCGCGCACACGTGGGACCACCTACGGCCTGGGGCCTACCTCCGCCTGAGCCCGCTTCCCTCGCCTGctcgcaacatgtgcaacatctcgatctattgtgcaacatctagatgaaacacatgTAACATACGTTAGAAatagctgaaacacttgcaacgtacatctaaaacacttgtaaaaacatctgaaaacacttgaaaaatcaTTGCAAATATACGCAACATACAAATAAAATGCTTGCAaaatatgtgtgaaatatatggaACATCCAGagaaacacacttgcaacatacgtcttaaaaaacatatgaaacattgggaacaagcacttgcaacatatgtgtgctGCCACTGCAACAtctcgatttacttttgcaacatccatatcaatacacttgaaacatacatctgaaacaactAAAACAGTTGAAACATAGGCTCAACATATCTGAAAACGCCTAAAACACTTAAAAATAGCATCGCCGGCGCACATGGCCCTATCAGGTGGGGAACTGCAGTAGCCAGTAAGCTTGGATCAGGACATCGAGAACAATGGCCCAGCGTACACCTCCGCTGCTAGACCTCCCTTCCTGTCGTGGTGTCTTCGGCTAGCCGCAGGAGACGATGTCCGGACCGGCGACGACCTCCTACCGGTGACGTCGGGTTGGTGGTGGCCTGGTGACTGTCACGGCCGCGACCAGTGAGATGGAGTGGAGGGGCGGCACTGTGAGAGGAAGCGCATGACGCGGCGAGAGACGGGACAGGGTGGGGGAAGGGGGCGCGGCGGGATGGAGTTGGGCGAGCGAATGCGAGTCTAAAGAAGAGGTAGAGCAGGAGACGGTGTCGGTGGAAGGCTGAGAAATGAGTGGATAAGAATTAATGTTAGAGAACAAGTGGTTGAGATAAGCCTGGAGTAGTTGAGATAAGCTAGAGTCCGTCTTTGCAGCGTTTCCGTTATCTCTAAATTGTACATGATGCAATCCCTAGCCTGGCCTCAATGACGTATCCCTCTATCGACCACCCCTTGTGCTCGACGATTGACCTCAATGACTTGCAAGCCATAATAAGTTGTGCTTGTGGCGTTGCAGTCATTAAATTTTCTTTCTAATGTACTGTAGTGACATCCAACTCTGCTGACAAGAAAAGGTCGCCTAGTTTTGTCTTCAAAGGCTGTTTTCAGTTAGCTGATCGTCCAGCACAGTTCGATAAGCTCGATCGGGCAAAGTGATAAATCATCTCACAAATTTGTACGGAAATCTGTATGTTTCTTGGACTGCTTAGCCCCGTACGTTCGTTTCAGTATTTCGCAGCAACATACATGAAGCTGCTTTTGTAGCAGAGCAATTGCAGTTCTGCAGCTCCAGAAGCTGAAACGTTCAGCTGTGGCTGTTGCCTGACGCTGGCCCATGCCATGATGTCAACTGCAGTGATGCTGAATTGCTGATGCCGCGTGCCGCTTTCCAACCATGTGAGAGTTGTGACCAGCTAGCCTGCGCCGACAGAATGCAAGGCCGCGTGTTGTGCATGCGTGCCTGAACTCCGCGTGTTCAGCGTTGGATTGGAGGAACCACCGCTCTCTCAACAATGCCTCCCCATATGCTATGCTATGATGCTGTTCTGCATCTGCATTCATTCATGGGGAATGTATGGTCTGAAACTCTGAATTGCCAACACCACGAAAACATTGAAGGCCACGGACAGGAACCGGCCATCGAATCGATTATTCTGGAGATGGAGAGAATCTTTCAGAGAAAACGACGTCGTGAATGGCAACCACGAGACGAGAGCCTCGTATCGCATTTGCATTGCATTGCGTTCTCCAAGAAACAAGAGCGAAATTCTTCGTCGGTCGGTTCAGCAGAACAATCAAGAACGAAAGAGTGCAAGAACCAAGAAGTCGCAGTGTACGTAGCTGGCCTGGGCCTTTGTCCAGCTCGGTTACAGTTAGACGAACCAACGATTAAATAGTCAAactacttgtcggtgtttcggatcggag belongs to Miscanthus floridulus cultivar M001 chromosome 4, ASM1932011v1, whole genome shotgun sequence and includes:
- the LOC136550669 gene encoding uncharacterized protein; this translates as MLHEPADTATGVVKRFFRKKIRKLKKLHYRHKFAKEIQDLHDLVNEVYDLLGGVRTSNGETRKECLMTSLHKLGGNNLRDVKIDEYDGRADCFVDSWCPPPLLLQKFIHDGQHCRFPKWISSCLCDLTYLDIRVQKMEREHLRILEDLPAIRFLYLDVKQVTEDGLIVSYGAFRSLTCFQFYNIDGPGLVFEGGMRMLEWLRLEFDTDKALSAYGSLEVGIGHLSNVKRIDLTIRITSEGENDPAEKAVKSVINGQVNMLPNCATVHIGFSRRPACLLARIRS
- the LOC136550497 gene encoding disease resistance protein RGA5-like isoform X1 — encoded protein: MEQLRKELIAINLALEKHAAMESSDAQAKAWAAEMRELAYDLEDSIDLFTHHVDHEPPDTTTGVKRFFLRMIRKLKKLHYRHRFAQEIKELHDLANESYQRRKRYRIEEGGSSISHAEIDPRLQALYVEVEKLVGLQGPSQEIIGRLVGENLPTERRRVVAIVGSGGSGKTTLAKQVYEKIRGQFSCVAFVSVSQKPNMNSLLWELLSQIGSHGGDLGLMAIGSCSDKQLIDRLRSHLENQRYLVVIDDVWTKSAWETIQCALPNNGHTSKVIMTTRINSVGQFSCTSDEGFIYQMKPLSRNDSEKLFLKRTLCDEDNFPVQLEGIKNEVIEKCDGLPLAIVTLASMLATKPRTEEEWERALNSIHSMHEKDSGLEVIDKILSLSYSDLPHNMRNCLLYLSTFPEDHMIYKDTLVWRWIAEGFITEKQGFTLEQVAESYFYEFVNRSLVQPISLRSRYETRSEGGCRVHDIVLNFLISRSAEENFLTMLYGQGVPSSDQRIRRLSVSDNPEHALAVSRATMNLSHLRSVSIYNVGDWTMPPVLDLPVLRVLDLEGCRDLRIVDPDCILSLFHLRYLGFRSASGVVLPDQIGNLHYLQTIDLSGTGVTQLPESIVRLKRLMHLVGQRLIMPDGFGNMESLQELGTIDCWKCSINFGEDLALLSRLRVLRVTFIGVETSDMETRKKSLMSSLCKLGGNNLRRVTINDHVGGGECFVDSWNPPPCLLQKFIHISQYFSRFPKWISSCLCDLTHLDIKVEKMEREYLRILEDLPAIRLLYLFVKQVSEDGLIISRGAFRCLRRFEFCNIDGPGLIFEGGMRMLEWLRLGFDADKAQSTYGSLEVGIQHLSSLKHIVLIVWMISEGSNDPAEEAVKSVISGQVKMLPNCPTVDIRFRRRSRLAGTE
- the LOC136550497 gene encoding disease resistance protein RGA5-like isoform X2, with the protein product MGGVEEKIMVGALTGVMSPVLGKLTSLIEKKYTELKKVRKKLEQLRKELMAINLALEKLAAMESSDAQAKAWAAEMRELAYDLEDSIDLFTHHVDHEPPDTTTGVKRFFLRMIRKLKKLHYRHRFAQEIKELHDLANESYQRRKRYRIEEGGSSISHAEIDPRLQALYVEVEKLVGLQGPSQEIIGRLVGENLPTERRRVVAIVGSGGSGKTTLAKQVYEKIRGQFSCVAFVSVSQKPNMNSLLWELLSQIGSHGGDLGLMAIGSCSDKQLIDRLRSHLENQRYLVVIDDVWTKSAWETIQCALPNNGHTSKVIMTTRINSVGQFSCTSDEGFIYQMKPLSRNDSEKLFLKRTLCDEDNFPVQLEGIKNEVIEKCDGLPLAIVTLASMLATKPRTEEEWERALNSIHSMHEKDSGLEVIDKILSLSYSDLPHNMRNCLLYLSTFPEDHMIYKDTLVWRWIAEGFITEKQGFTLEQVAESYFYEFVNRSLVQPISLRSRYETRSEGGCRVHDIVLNFLISRSAEENFLTMLYGQGVPSSDQRIRRLSVSDNPEHALAVSRATMNLSHLRSVSIYNVGDWTMPPVLDLPVLRVLDLEGCRDLRIVDPDCILSLFHLRYLGFRSASGVVLPDQIGNLHYLQTIDLSGTGVTQLPESIVRLKRLMHLVGQRLIMPDGFGNMESLQELGTIDCWKCSINFGEDLALLSRLRVLRVTFIGVETSDMETRKKSLMSSLCKLGGNNLRRVTINDHVGGGECFVDSWNPPPCLLQKFIHISQYFSRFPKWISSCLCDLTHLDIKVEKMEREYLRILEDLPAIRLLYLFVKQVSEDGLIISRGAFRCLRRFEFCNIDGPGLIFEGGMRMLEWLRLGFDADKAQSTYGSLEVGIQHLSSLKHIVLIVWMISEGSNDPAEEAVKSVISGQVKMLPNCPTVDIRFRRRSRLAGTE
- the LOC136550499 gene encoding uncharacterized protein; this translates as MGLQRKILGKRTIQQVPEEVEAVSIPQLVELRSLKLKRSHFHGDDEDEGGARQLSPPPLANGAGTERHLHCPPAPKKPRLVLGCSLDGFKVLRVMDLRCFLR